In Antechinus flavipes isolate AdamAnt ecotype Samford, QLD, Australia chromosome 6, AdamAnt_v2, whole genome shotgun sequence, the sequence TCTATCAGAAAATATGAAAACTTAATGACATAGAAgggaatatttcttttaaaaatcaaagatttaaaagctaaaatgaaacaaaaatcaaacatgaTAAAAAGATGCCACCTCTTCTGTTCAGGATTCGGAGAATGAGTTGTAGATTGTAAGATTTAAGAACTGTACCTGCAAGCTAAAAGTGAAATTGCTCCCTTTCAGGTTGCAAAGAATCTCTGCAACCATAAGCCTCATCAACAAAGAGAAAAACCGTTCACAAAACCGTGACCGAGCAAGACTACGTCAAAAGCGTTCATTCTTTCACACTAAAGGCACTGTACCTGTATGTGACCGTTTGTGAAGCTCCAAAGTGCTCGGATGTTTAAAAGGCTTCCCACACAGTTCACAAGTGTATTGTCTTTGCAACTGAAGACTTTGGGTCTGGTCCTTCAAGCTGATGGTGCCCTCAATCCTTTCAATCTCGGCAACACAATCGAAATTCTGCGAACTAATGATTTCTTCCGTGTCCTTTCCTTCAGTGGCCGGACCGCTGGCTTTCCCGACGGCGCTCCCACTCACGAGGGGCGAGTCTGCCGTTCCCTTTGCGAGGCTACACGCCGCTTTGGCTTCCGGTGACTCCTGGGCCACCTGCTGTGACTTCAGGAAGCTCAGTTTCTGGAGGTGGATCGCTTTTTTCAGTCTCCTCTGCTCGGCAGGCTGCAACGACGTGCTGTCGGGCTCCGGGTCGGGGGCGGCTTCACTCAAAGGCTGGGCCAGGAAGTTGGAAGGCAGGTGTTCCGAAGACTCCAGGACACATTCGGAGGGACTCACGGCACAGTCGGGATTTTCTACAGAGTTGAGGTCGGTGCCTGCACCAAACGTAAAGGGCTGTTCCATGACTCGCTCGTGATTGGAACAAGAAGTTTGTTTATAGAACTGTTTGCTATAAAAGTTTCTAAGCTTGTAATAGTAACTGGACTGCTTCAATGGAAGCTCCGTACAGCAGCCTTCCACAGCACCAGACGCCGTCTGCTTCGGTCCTTCCCCTGAGGGATGGTGGAGATGAACGGGCGCTGGTCCGTGGGAAGGCTGGTCGTCCCCGGCCCTCGGAGGCTGGCCACCGGAGCCACACTCGTGCAGCAGATGGGCAGGGTAGTCCTCACTCAGGACCCCGCCGCCCTCGATGGCCAGAGCCCCGTGCAGGGTGAACGCACTGTTACCGGGCAAGCTAGGGGGCGGTTCGGCAGTGGCGGCAGATTTTAAAAAGGCGTGGCACAGAGTCAGGACGTTCTGTACTTGTAAACACTGCGCTATGTCTAACATCGTCTGTATGTTGTCCGGGTTAAGATCTAGGTGAGAAGTGTACATGAAGTCCAATATCTGCCCTATGCCTCCCACATTCTTAATATCCAAATGAAAAACATCATTCTTCTGGCCTGAAGAATTCTGAAATAAAGTCCTGATGAAAGAAAGTACATCTGTTTATAGGGTAAAAGAACACGGCTACAACCTAACACTCTTTGCTCACAAATAATACCCAAATAAGTCCACATTAATAATTATCAttctacaaatagaaaaattaaattttttaaattttttaatttaaatttaaattttttaaaatcccagatTTCTAACAATTTGGGCAAATTAATATAACTATCAAAAAGGATGGAGATGTCACTATGAAGTCCACACTTAAAACTTACcactagtttttaaaattcaaactaTATGTGAATCCCTGACAAAAAACATGGAATGATATAAACAGTCTCAGAggcaggaaaacttgggttccaGTTGGGCCCTCCACATCTTGGCTCGCCTTTAACCGCTACCTTCTTAGTACTCCAGAAATGCTCTAAGATTATAGTTTACAGAAGAATGGCTAACCATTACTAAAAAAAGGATTTTGTCTCATTAGGGGACCTCCCTGGGCAGATGGTATCATAGGTTTGGACAAAAAAATATAGATGACAaatcaataaatacaaaaaggctcaaagataatttttaaagataccAAAACCTGCTTAATGCCTATATATCTAAAACTGTCTCATGTACTATAAATTTCCATGATAGTACACATCAAAAAGAATACACATTTTTCCCTATTTTGTTATCCTATGGGCTTTCAAATCACCGTGAATTATTTTAATGTACAAAATACAGAGACACTTCTGAATCTATTTAGAATATCTACTGGCATGCCTTAAAAAGTGTGCTTTCTTTTAGGATATATGGGAAACAAAAGCTAAAATGTTTTTGTCAAGGACACAAGAAAATTGCTCTGACCTCTTCTTGGAATGACAGTATATCATAAAAACACTAATGACAGATACTCAATTTTTTAATTCCCAAAgaatgtgaattgtttctagatCACTGGAACTGTTCACTAGAATATAAAACATTCtcaaatatttcacaattatttttattaataatcaaGTGCTATTTTTATGATATCATCAACAATTAGTTGAAAAACATTTTAGGCTTTTATTAAAGTGAGAACTCACAGCTAAGAAAAAGTAGTTcagttttaaaaatgcttcttgtATATGAATCTTAAAACACATACCTAAAATATTGACTGAATGAAgctaaaacatttttatgtgcTTTAAAGCAGACTCCTTTGACCACAAGCATACAGTCACAAAGAAGGCCTTGAATCCGCTGCTCGTGGAGCTGCTGAAGCAGGTGGCAGCTGTGACTCGCAACAGGATCCATGCTAAATCATTTGagatatctaaaataaaattagagaaaaaataaga encodes:
- the ZBTB49 gene encoding zinc finger and BTB domain-containing protein 49 encodes the protein MDPVASHSCHLLQQLHEQRIQGLLCDCMLVVKGVCFKAHKNVLASFSQYFRTLFQNSSGQKNDVFHLDIKNVGGIGQILDFMYTSHLDLNPDNIQTMLDIAQCLQVQNVLTLCHAFLKSAATAEPPPSLPGNSAFTLHGALAIEGGGVLSEDYPAHLLHECGSGGQPPRAGDDQPSHGPAPVHLHHPSGEGPKQTASGAVEGCCTELPLKQSSYYYKLRNFYSKQFYKQTSCSNHERVMEQPFTFGAGTDLNSVENPDCAVSPSECVLESSEHLPSNFLAQPLSEAAPDPEPDSTSLQPAEQRRLKKAIHLQKLSFLKSQQVAQESPEAKAACSLAKGTADSPLVSGSAVGKASGPATEGKDTEEIISSQNFDCVAEIERIEGTISLKDQTQSLQLQRQYTCELCGKPFKHPSTLELHKRSHTGEKPFECNICGKHFSQAGNLQTHLRRHSGEKPYICEICGKRFAASGDVQRHIIIHSGEKPHLCDICGRGFSNFSNLKEHKKTHTSDKVFTCDECGKSFNMQRKLVKHRIRHTGERPYSCSACGKCFGESGDLRRHVRTHTGEKPYACEVCSKCFSRSAVLRRHKKMHCKAPAESPPAAGPQARAGPASAPDKSPSSVPLPQDGPVALGPASGKLPVGAGGNSSGEFGSGSSGSYCKLRSMIQQNEGPDQEKLGLDAAKLPRTQEPPPQPYAFPEEPLPADGVAMMRSPVAALDGHCSEALSSRPSPAPNRGSEGPFFSSMTLWGLAMKTLQNESELDQ